One Barnesiella propionica genomic window carries:
- a CDS encoding PKD domain-containing protein: MKLFRYILLTTVLLLSLSACVENDPTYHKFPGDKVTFTYAVDGKYELDFLVGSTIKFTNTSEVSGSCHWDFGDGEPVEEGQATAQNPYHKYTKAGKFTVTLTIEGEGSVSMPIMINEIIPSLTVDPMEDVCVINETPITISVELRNPNESDVPEYTWVLPEGTTLLDKPIEGNIYVGDNPGRMTFKNIGSQKVTLQTVLGGKKLQDATVNVQVGTPTPAKTIYYAAKAGNIMAYKLVTNVPEGTKVLPFDLGVKSGSHPLNMQFYETSQTLFVFDCGAQFTYTGTPDNAGDGKISALSADASTVETVLANGGNAFNDPFYGYVDDTYIYFADRNTGIRRVGIDTRNSSLSADEPYFVQNNTLAYYGKPWQYGAMNACFTRVGDTWYWAKTYGGGGIFRFKDSDINGTTVPAKIIFPNAFVKSFVVDTENRMLYAIIREKGFYAVPLDDIEANDKAEKDTEEGSYLKVSFSSDSEGSSGEYIDVCQMIVDNTDGSVYFGYRKADADKEPTGLKRWNPANPTKLETIVDGVRIYGIAINNTETKLF; this comes from the coding sequence ATGAAACTATTTAGATATATATTATTGACGACTGTATTGTTGTTATCATTGTCTGCTTGCGTAGAAAATGATCCTACATATCACAAGTTTCCCGGTGATAAGGTAACGTTTACTTATGCAGTCGATGGAAAATACGAACTGGATTTTTTAGTAGGTTCGACAATAAAATTTACAAATACGTCGGAAGTATCGGGTTCCTGTCATTGGGATTTTGGAGATGGTGAACCAGTTGAGGAGGGGCAAGCGACAGCTCAAAACCCTTATCATAAGTATACAAAAGCAGGTAAATTTACGGTTACGCTCACGATTGAAGGAGAAGGTTCAGTTTCAATGCCGATCATGATTAATGAAATTATACCTTCATTGACAGTAGATCCTATGGAAGATGTATGTGTTATTAATGAAACTCCTATTACAATAAGTGTAGAATTGCGTAATCCTAATGAATCGGATGTACCTGAATATACTTGGGTATTACCCGAAGGGACTACATTATTAGATAAACCGATTGAAGGAAATATTTATGTAGGGGATAATCCTGGACGGATGACTTTTAAGAATATAGGTTCCCAAAAAGTGACTTTGCAAACTGTTCTTGGTGGAAAAAAACTGCAAGATGCTACCGTGAATGTTCAGGTAGGAACGCCTACACCTGCAAAGACTATTTATTACGCAGCTAAAGCGGGTAATATTATGGCGTACAAACTTGTGACGAATGTTCCAGAAGGAACCAAGGTTCTACCTTTTGACTTAGGTGTAAAATCAGGTTCTCATCCGTTGAATATGCAATTTTATGAAACATCTCAGACTTTGTTCGTTTTTGATTGTGGAGCCCAATTTACATATACGGGTACACCGGATAATGCTGGAGATGGAAAAATTTCAGCGCTTTCTGCGGATGCATCGACTGTTGAAACCGTATTGGCAAATGGTGGTAACGCCTTTAACGATCCCTTTTATGGATATGTAGATGATACATATATTTATTTTGCAGATCGTAATACTGGTATTCGTAGGGTTGGCATTGATACGAGGAATTCTTCTTTGAGTGCCGATGAACCGTATTTTGTGCAGAATAACACTTTAGCTTATTATGGCAAGCCTTGGCAATACGGAGCTATGAATGCTTGTTTTACAAGGGTAGGAGATACCTGGTATTGGGCTAAAACGTATGGCGGGGGCGGTATATTTAGATTTAAAGACTCTGATATAAACGGTACGACTGTTCCGGCTAAGATTATTTTCCCGAATGCTTTTGTAAAATCTTTTGTGGTTGATACTGAAAATCGGATGCTATATGCTATAATTCGGGAAAAAGGTTTTTATGCTGTGCCTTTGGACGATATAGAAGCGAATGATAAGGCTGAAAAAGATACGGAAGAAGGCTCTTATTTGAAAGTTTCATTTAGTTCGGATAGTGAAGGTTCTTCCGGTGAATATATTGATGTTTGCCAGATGATTGTAGATAATACAGACGGTTCTGTTTATTTCGGTTACCGTAAAGCGGATGCTGATAAAGAGCCGACTGGATTGAAACGCTGGAATCCGGCTAATCCTACAAAATTGGAAACTATTGTAGATGGTGTTCGCATATATGGTATTGCTATTAATAATACTGAAACAAAATTGTTTTAA
- a CDS encoding SusD/RagB family nutrient-binding outer membrane lipoprotein, protein MNKFKFIALSLLLSFVCVSCEDWLYDNVDQDKAHLIEPDKSLPVILYYTAQLNFDQAEYGVYLSQSLTTGGRAQTSSFAYKAGWGDFLTMNRHPQWRRHFYDIGTNDKELIDAAVELKAYNLEMIGRSLRLYSTLMTTDFFGDMPLSEAYKSNSPKYDTQESIYEWMYQEIDELLDMYNNPAYTEAESNINITQAMDRLYSGDLMKWRSFTYALKARLLLRKLPNMDTSITTCDAIIGAVDAALENWPGAFYKFDGGSGAKSCPWGKAFANSEQGGLGWESRGNMLGVAVPTTFFMENILGVFPSNNIRKGWAEDPRIQAFMQAQEGPTTDPGVKMRYLDANIGMDVSYDIKNFPTFFPTSTVDGKTVEISKYTRNDSYLPFFLKEELLLIKAEATYWKGDVATARELTLDAAKESMDRLEIGNDTYSKLYRENYVGNASGSGTYVTKYFPAGNEFNLGHIMRQKYVCLFLQPEQWTDMRRYCYSNDDNGITYKGAVIYPGLKRPNNIYTAHWGDDPNAWIMRINYDPETEEKYNKAELERLGAYQNYLWLRKPMIWNNIK, encoded by the coding sequence ATGAATAAATTTAAGTTTATAGCATTGTCGTTGTTACTCAGCTTTGTGTGTGTGAGTTGCGAAGACTGGTTATACGATAATGTTGATCAAGATAAAGCTCATTTGATTGAGCCGGATAAGTCTTTGCCTGTAATTTTATATTATACGGCTCAACTTAATTTCGATCAAGCTGAATATGGTGTATATCTTTCTCAGTCTTTAACGACTGGAGGGCGTGCCCAAACCAGTTCGTTCGCTTATAAGGCCGGATGGGGAGACTTCCTCACAATGAACCGCCATCCGCAGTGGCGTCGCCACTTTTATGATATTGGTACTAATGATAAGGAATTGATTGACGCTGCAGTTGAATTAAAGGCTTATAACCTTGAAATGATAGGGCGTTCACTTCGTTTATACTCCACATTAATGACTACCGATTTCTTTGGAGATATGCCTTTGTCAGAAGCTTATAAATCTAATAGTCCTAAATATGATACACAAGAATCTATTTATGAATGGATGTATCAGGAGATTGACGAATTGTTAGATATGTATAATAATCCGGCGTATACTGAAGCTGAATCAAATATTAATATAACTCAAGCAATGGATCGTCTGTATAGTGGAGATCTTATGAAATGGAGGAGCTTTACATATGCTTTGAAAGCAAGATTATTATTACGTAAATTGCCCAATATGGATACGTCGATTACTACTTGTGACGCTATCATAGGAGCTGTAGATGCAGCATTGGAAAACTGGCCTGGGGCCTTTTATAAATTTGACGGTGGTAGCGGAGCAAAAAGTTGTCCTTGGGGAAAAGCTTTTGCTAATTCAGAGCAAGGCGGTTTAGGATGGGAATCGCGTGGAAATATGCTAGGCGTTGCTGTCCCTACGACTTTCTTTATGGAGAATATATTGGGGGTGTTCCCCTCTAATAATATCAGAAAAGGTTGGGCGGAAGATCCCCGAATACAAGCATTTATGCAGGCGCAAGAAGGTCCGACTACAGATCCGGGCGTTAAAATGCGTTATTTAGATGCGAATATAGGCATGGATGTTTCTTATGATATTAAAAATTTCCCTACTTTTTTCCCTACTTCAACTGTTGATGGTAAGACTGTAGAGATATCTAAATATACACGTAATGATAGTTATTTGCCATTTTTCTTAAAAGAAGAGTTATTATTAATTAAGGCGGAAGCTACATATTGGAAAGGTGATGTGGCTACTGCAAGAGAATTAACACTGGATGCTGCAAAAGAAAGTATGGATCGTTTAGAGATTGGTAATGATACATATTCCAAGCTTTATCGTGAAAATTATGTGGGAAATGCAAGTGGTAGTGGTACGTATGTTACTAAATATTTCCCGGCAGGAAATGAGTTTAATCTAGGACATATTATGCGTCAGAAGTATGTATGTCTCTTCTTGCAACCCGAACAATGGACCGATATGCGTCGCTACTGCTATAGTAATGATGATAATGGTATAACATATAAAGGTGCTGTTATTTATCCTGGACTGAAGCGTCCTAATAATATATACACTGCACATTGGGGAGATGATCCTAATGCTTGGATTATGCGTATAAATTATGATCCGGAAACAGAAGAAAAATATAACAAAGCCGAGTTAGAACGGTTGGGAGCATATCAGAATTATTTGTGGCTTCGTAAACCGATGATTTGGAATAATATCAAATAA
- a CDS encoding SusC/RagA family TonB-linked outer membrane protein — translation MKKQLLLLLFSFFALVGFSQRVVTGTVTSAEDNEPVIGASIMVKGTTQGVTTNIDGKYSIKVNDNAVLTFSYVGMNPVTVNVGTKSVVNVTMQSSSQTLEEVVVTAMGVKAEKKKLNFAVQSLNADEVTAGQSANFVNSLQGKVSGVQVANSGGSPNAASQIQIRAISSISSSQSNEPLFIIDGMAVRGGGTSAGDINPSDIENMTVLKGAAASALYGQEAANGVIMITTKSGKSGKMVVNGSASIQIDNAVRVPKMQQKYVPGSLGFYKFNTTASAYGPLLYPGEKTYDNVGEFLGTGIYQKYDVSASGGTDKFTSYASINYMSSDGVVENDYRKRFGALLKATYNMNKWIKVNMSMNYIDTKSRGFGNSMSSVYSWPINNDMSDYKTGADLPNYGRYDDIDQLTDSEKIKLGVSPYWGRREDKSETQSSRMILNGSIEWEPIKDLVFTGKVAYDKGYSTYDSYAKPRFANINEFESSAIENYKYKFGSYTFQPSRGELLTLQALGTYNRELFDGFDFNVLLGMEAKTNKGYEASLAGQNFLLGGEFYSFNNTDPSTWLKSGDYPMYLNHYESNKFGYFGELRFDYKGIAQVSATGRLDGSSTLKQSGNAVYFYPSVTGGLIFSELFHLSNDWFSFGKLRGNWAKVGKDATRYKFTKAYREGSSLPDIGYSVDPTVGYAIELEPEMTNSWEVGVDLRFFDSRTRLDVAYYSTTVDNQIMSGVRVSPTSGTILQTRNEGSIENYGVEVTFGQDILRSRDFNWTANLNFSLNRGVVRHLPADVAQMQGSQFGDIFSSAYINQSTTGISGKDYVRSPDGQIVCNVDGTPQINPEKSVYIGNREPDFLMGLNSTFMWKDLSVSFLLDGRVGGDVVNVTGRSLFSNGMHKSLEKYLNREVIVNGVVKQADGSFVPNTKPIVLNQTNINTYFYGVSSNFIEDGSYLRLSYVTVAYDFTKFLKKGNPYIKGLKASITGRNLFLLTKYSGSDPQIAPSAANGPGTMGFDNYSVPSTRSFNFTLNVTF, via the coding sequence ATGAAAAAACAGTTATTACTTCTGTTATTTTCCTTTTTTGCCTTAGTAGGTTTTTCTCAGAGAGTAGTGACCGGTACGGTTACCTCGGCTGAAGATAACGAACCTGTTATTGGCGCATCGATTATGGTAAAGGGTACCACGCAAGGTGTTACGACCAATATTGATGGGAAATATTCTATTAAAGTAAACGACAACGCCGTGTTGACGTTTAGTTATGTGGGCATGAACCCTGTTACAGTTAATGTAGGAACGAAAAGTGTGGTAAACGTGACCATGCAATCTTCTTCCCAAACATTAGAAGAAGTGGTTGTTACTGCTATGGGTGTGAAAGCCGAAAAGAAAAAATTGAACTTTGCTGTGCAAAGTCTGAATGCGGACGAAGTAACTGCGGGACAGTCTGCTAACTTTGTGAATTCTTTACAAGGAAAAGTTTCCGGTGTTCAGGTTGCAAATAGCGGAGGTTCCCCGAATGCAGCTTCGCAAATTCAAATTCGTGCTATTTCTTCAATTAGCAGTTCTCAAAGTAATGAGCCTCTCTTTATTATTGATGGTATGGCAGTTCGTGGAGGTGGAACATCTGCAGGAGATATCAACCCGAGCGATATCGAGAATATGACGGTCTTGAAAGGTGCTGCTGCTTCTGCCTTGTATGGACAAGAAGCTGCTAATGGTGTGATTATGATCACTACGAAAAGCGGTAAATCTGGTAAAATGGTGGTAAACGGTAGTGCCAGTATTCAGATAGACAACGCTGTTCGCGTTCCTAAAATGCAGCAAAAATATGTACCCGGATCGTTGGGATTCTATAAGTTTAATACTACTGCCTCGGCTTATGGTCCATTGTTATATCCAGGTGAAAAAACCTATGATAATGTAGGAGAGTTTTTAGGAACCGGTATTTATCAAAAATATGATGTAAGTGCTTCGGGTGGTACGGATAAATTTACTTCGTATGCTTCTATCAATTATATGAGTAGTGATGGTGTTGTAGAAAACGACTATAGGAAACGTTTCGGTGCTTTGCTAAAAGCTACATATAATATGAATAAATGGATCAAAGTAAATATGTCGATGAATTATATAGATACTAAGTCCCGTGGATTTGGTAATTCTATGAGTTCTGTCTATAGCTGGCCTATTAACAATGATATGTCCGATTATAAAACCGGGGCAGACTTACCTAATTATGGACGGTATGATGATATTGATCAGCTTACGGATTCTGAAAAGATTAAATTGGGTGTTAGTCCGTATTGGGGCCGTAGAGAAGACAAGAGTGAAACACAGTCTTCACGTATGATATTGAATGGATCTATAGAATGGGAGCCAATTAAAGATTTGGTATTTACTGGTAAAGTGGCTTATGACAAGGGTTATTCTACTTATGATTCATATGCGAAGCCTCGTTTTGCAAATATTAATGAGTTTGAAAGCAGTGCAATTGAAAATTATAAATATAAATTCGGATCTTATACGTTCCAACCAAGTCGTGGTGAGCTTTTGACATTGCAGGCATTAGGAACATATAACAGAGAATTGTTTGATGGATTTGATTTTAATGTATTATTGGGTATGGAAGCTAAGACTAATAAAGGTTATGAAGCTTCTTTAGCTGGACAAAATTTTTTATTGGGTGGAGAATTTTATAGCTTTAATAATACAGATCCTTCCACTTGGTTAAAAAGCGGAGATTATCCTATGTATCTGAATCATTATGAAAGTAATAAGTTTGGTTATTTCGGAGAACTTCGTTTCGATTATAAAGGTATCGCACAGGTTAGTGCTACAGGACGTTTGGATGGATCTTCTACCTTGAAACAATCCGGTAATGCAGTTTATTTTTATCCATCTGTTACAGGCGGTTTGATTTTTAGTGAGTTATTTCATTTAAGTAATGATTGGTTTAGTTTTGGTAAATTGCGTGGTAACTGGGCAAAAGTAGGAAAGGATGCTACCCGTTATAAATTTACTAAGGCTTACCGAGAAGGAAGTTCATTGCCTGATATTGGTTATAGCGTAGACCCTACAGTCGGTTATGCTATTGAACTTGAACCTGAAATGACAAATTCATGGGAAGTAGGAGTTGACCTCCGTTTCTTTGATAGCCGTACTCGCTTGGATGTAGCGTATTATTCTACTACGGTTGATAATCAAATTATGTCTGGTGTACGTGTTTCTCCCACTTCTGGTACGATATTGCAAACACGTAATGAAGGAAGTATCGAAAATTATGGGGTGGAAGTTACATTCGGTCAGGATATTTTACGTTCGCGAGACTTCAATTGGACGGCTAATTTGAATTTCAGTTTAAATAGAGGTGTGGTACGCCATTTACCTGCTGATGTTGCTCAAATGCAAGGTAGTCAATTTGGTGATATCTTTTCTTCTGCTTATATAAACCAATCTACAACAGGTATCTCTGGTAAGGACTATGTTCGCTCTCCGGATGGACAAATTGTTTGTAATGTAGACGGGACGCCTCAGATTAATCCAGAAAAGTCAGTCTACATTGGTAATCGTGAACCCGATTTTTTAATGGGCTTGAACAGTACGTTTATGTGGAAAGATCTTTCCGTGTCATTTTTATTGGACGGACGAGTAGGTGGGGATGTTGTTAACGTTACAGGACGCAGTTTGTTTAGTAACGGTATGCATAAATCTCTGGAAAAATATCTGAATCGTGAAGTCATTGTGAATGGTGTAGTTAAACAGGCTGACGGAAGTTTTGTTCCTAATACGAAACCTATCGTATTAAATCAAACTAATATAAATACTTATTTTTATGGTGTAAGTTCTAATTTTATAGAAGATGGTTCTTATTTACGTTTGAGCTATGTGACGGTTGCTTATGATTTTACCAAATTCTTGAAAAAAGGAAATCCTTATATCAAAGGTTTAAAAGCTTCCATTACAGGACGAAATCTTTTCTTGTTAACGAAATATTCTGGATCTGATCCTCAGATAGCTCCTTCCGCTGCGAATGGTCCGGGTACTATGGGATTTGATAATTATTCGGTACCTTCTACGCGTAGTTTTAATTTTACACTTAACGTAACATTCTAA
- a CDS encoding T9SS type A sorting domain-containing protein — protein sequence MRKFTFVLALLAYMSVSAQVCRPVESSLLAKQVDKAMIERQSVINSEVRLSESAAATKTWKTREVWANRYAAPAAPAALEAEYLTPVGTYYSGIINNQAQSYSAAWVAGPTLCNWMFENVSSETAKTFKWTIETGRGVETIDNVDAAGNANYAIDYMGSVNTPVLEVSDGSSNASYQLLSVKSRTGLLDIASNEPTNLVAGDVTQSSVYGGFQSGEYYGSGYVDEGKKCVSVIATFEKPLAPLFVKNMSAVVTSVVAGQPIIPAGVELNVQVLKVDGTTITDEVLATATATAEDVVLFDGSTSMGRIMFNFMEVDEFGFPSQVPLELGDCAFALAINGVDKANAKFTFCSANGWAGNGYMIFDDGSLGCIGYSNVPNVPQVNLMVQMEEAMFPTLHALEGTNVVAIPAEGGVGVTQTEDGESYNDVDVMTNYSIEDAEGNPNIWVLDMPDWLEISYDDQYYDRLGIMIFYFEGKALPVGETGRKATVTLETYAGVQTKIYIEQGDAIGGIDNVGATVKPVVTRVGDSFALTYAGANSVSVVNMAGQVVASYELPAEGTFTMPAESLSNGVYILKFAGENAATVKVVK from the coding sequence ATGAGAAAATTTACTTTTGTATTGGCGCTATTGGCTTATATGTCAGTATCCGCTCAGGTTTGCAGACCTGTGGAAAGTTCTCTTTTAGCCAAGCAAGTGGATAAGGCTATGATTGAACGGCAAAGTGTAATAAATTCCGAGGTACGTCTTAGTGAAAGTGCTGCGGCTACAAAAACGTGGAAAACCAGAGAAGTCTGGGCGAACCGTTATGCTGCACCTGCCGCACCTGCTGCTTTAGAGGCTGAGTATCTAACTCCTGTAGGTACTTATTATAGTGGTATTATCAATAATCAGGCTCAATCTTATTCGGCTGCATGGGTGGCGGGTCCTACCTTGTGTAACTGGATGTTTGAAAATGTTTCCAGCGAAACGGCCAAGACCTTTAAGTGGACAATAGAAACAGGAAGAGGCGTGGAAACAATAGATAATGTGGATGCGGCAGGGAATGCAAATTACGCTATAGATTATATGGGTAGTGTAAATACGCCGGTGCTGGAAGTCTCGGATGGTTCTTCTAACGCTTCATATCAGTTGCTTTCTGTTAAATCCAGAACAGGCCTTCTGGATATAGCTTCCAATGAACCGACCAATTTAGTAGCCGGTGATGTTACTCAAAGTTCGGTTTATGGCGGATTTCAATCGGGTGAATATTATGGTTCCGGCTATGTTGACGAAGGAAAGAAATGTGTGAGTGTAATTGCTACTTTTGAGAAACCGCTGGCTCCTCTGTTTGTAAAGAATATGTCAGCCGTAGTAACTTCGGTTGTAGCAGGACAACCTATTATTCCGGCAGGAGTTGAATTGAACGTTCAGGTTTTGAAAGTCGATGGAACTACGATCACCGATGAAGTGTTGGCTACGGCTACCGCAACGGCCGAAGATGTAGTGTTGTTCGACGGTTCCACCTCTATGGGACGTATTATGTTTAATTTTATGGAAGTGGATGAATTTGGTTTTCCCTCGCAGGTTCCGTTGGAGCTGGGCGACTGTGCTTTTGCTCTGGCTATTAACGGTGTTGACAAGGCGAATGCCAAATTTACCTTTTGCAGTGCAAACGGTTGGGCTGGAAACGGATATATGATTTTCGACGACGGTTCTTTGGGATGTATAGGTTATTCAAATGTTCCTAATGTACCCCAGGTGAATTTGATGGTTCAGATGGAAGAAGCTATGTTCCCTACATTGCATGCTTTAGAAGGAACGAATGTAGTAGCTATTCCTGCAGAAGGCGGTGTTGGCGTAACGCAAACGGAAGATGGCGAGTCTTATAATGATGTTGATGTGATGACGAACTATTCGATAGAGGATGCCGAGGGTAATCCCAATATATGGGTTTTGGATATGCCTGATTGGTTGGAGATTTCTTATGATGACCAATATTATGATCGACTAGGAATAATGATTTTTTATTTTGAAGGAAAAGCTTTACCGGTAGGAGAAACCGGACGTAAAGCTACTGTAACACTGGAAACTTATGCCGGAGTGCAAACTAAAATATATATCGAACAAGGAGATGCAATTGGTGGAATAGATAATGTCGGTGCTACGGTTAAGCCTGTCGTTACGCGCGTAGGTGATTCTTTCGCATTGACTTATGCCGGTGCTAATTCTGTATCGGTTGTAAATATGGCCGGTCAGGTAGTCGCTTCTTACGAATTACCTGCAGAAGGAACTTTCACCATGCCGGCAGAATCGCTGTCAAACGGTGTATATATATTGAAATTTGCGGGAGAAAATGCAGCTACTGTAAAAGTAGTAAAATAA
- a CDS encoding DUF4302 domain-containing protein translates to MKKIIGAFLIALSLVATGCLHEEEDIFGKSAAIRAKEFKEGTEAALAAAPNGWVMHYFPNPTTEGYTYLMKFGTGGNVTMAGKNKYLKNQYKEEISLWEVILDNGPVLTFNSYNTIFHIFADPIDPDNNPDLEGKGLEGDYEFIVLEYSDSQIKLKGKKHGAYVLMSRLADGQNWEDYFKSLDNMNTFLFGNTPNNFYLRVEDTYYTMYDGTTHIFNIVPEGGNRYADGDKVPFIVTPDGLRLYSAFSVGGTSVQDFKLADKKLISNGFSVDGGNALDFYNQAVTPEEPSRSSANRWVVEPAKDMSPKVKAVYDRIVASCSAVGRTVQLSFYYYGKNQSDVLRITTKRSTATTEGYLNFEKTVSPESVAYSYKGTGDQPGLMFYKDFDGFKDFVELVNTDFTVSADEPLVLSSLKMQSKNDPDVWFYVSYK, encoded by the coding sequence ATGAAAAAGATAATAGGTGCTTTTCTGATAGCGTTGTCGCTAGTTGCGACCGGATGTTTACACGAAGAAGAAGATATTTTTGGCAAATCTGCTGCAATCCGTGCAAAAGAATTTAAGGAAGGTACGGAAGCTGCTCTGGCTGCTGCTCCCAACGGATGGGTAATGCATTATTTCCCGAATCCAACCACCGAAGGTTATACCTATCTGATGAAATTCGGCACCGGAGGCAATGTGACCATGGCTGGAAAAAATAAATATTTAAAGAATCAGTATAAGGAGGAAATTAGCCTTTGGGAGGTTATTCTGGATAACGGTCCTGTTCTGACGTTTAATTCGTATAATACGATATTTCATATTTTTGCCGATCCTATCGATCCTGACAATAATCCTGATCTGGAGGGAAAAGGACTGGAAGGAGATTATGAGTTTATTGTCCTGGAATATTCTGACAGCCAAATCAAGCTGAAAGGTAAAAAGCACGGAGCCTATGTGTTGATGAGCCGTTTGGCTGATGGACAGAATTGGGAGGATTATTTTAAATCGCTGGATAATATGAATACTTTCCTGTTCGGCAATACTCCTAATAATTTTTATCTCCGGGTAGAAGATACATATTATACGATGTATGACGGGACTACTCATATATTTAATATAGTGCCCGAGGGGGGAAATCGGTATGCCGACGGGGATAAAGTTCCTTTTATCGTAACGCCGGACGGATTGCGTTTATATTCAGCCTTTAGTGTCGGAGGTACTTCTGTGCAGGATTTTAAATTGGCCGATAAGAAATTGATATCAAACGGTTTTTCTGTGGATGGTGGTAATGCTCTGGATTTTTATAATCAGGCTGTTACTCCTGAAGAGCCTTCCCGGAGCTCGGCTAACCGCTGGGTTGTGGAACCAGCCAAAGATATGAGTCCCAAGGTGAAAGCGGTATATGACAGAATAGTGGCAAGCTGCAGTGCGGTAGGAAGAACAGTTCAGTTGTCATTTTACTATTATGGTAAAAATCAGTCGGACGTATTGAGAATCACGACTAAGAGAAGTACCGCGACAACAGAAGGGTATTTGAATTTTGAAAAAACGGTTTCGCCTGAATCTGTGGCATATAGCTATAAAGGAACCGGAGACCAACCGGGACTGATGTTCTATAAGGATTTTGACGGATTTAAGGATTTTGTAGAATTGGTAAATACGGATTTCACTGTTTCGGCAGACGAACCTTTAGTTTTATCATCTCTCAAAATGCAGTCTAAGAATGATCCTGATGTTTGGTTTTATGTTTCGTATAAATAA
- a CDS encoding zinc-binding metallopeptidase, whose product MKTTIKITTLLLMLSLSVVSCKDDEFEESIFDTNIGYLDPNSYTYEFDKWLYDNYIVDYNLDFRYRMQDVGSNLDYNLVPVTYEKAQQMAKLVKYLWFDVYETKVGKQFLRDNGPRIIHLIGSSAYNPDSGTEILGTAEGGLKVTLYRCNKLNPKSVDDMNEYYFKTMHHEFSHILHQKKSYPTEFNLLSAGKYNPKTWQDWSDDEANSLGFVTNYAGSEAREDFVEVIANRLVLSDDQWNAILTRAENTPNEEGIKGKELILQKYEIAKKWLAESWNIDIEAMRAEILERQNNVIIHADNLDDLFQDQAADNNNDNQDK is encoded by the coding sequence ATGAAAACAACAATCAAAATAACAACATTATTGTTGATGCTGTCTCTCTCGGTTGTTTCCTGTAAAGACGACGAGTTTGAAGAGTCGATATTCGATACGAATATAGGATATCTGGATCCTAATTCATATACATACGAATTTGATAAATGGTTATATGATAACTATATAGTGGATTATAACCTGGATTTCCGTTACCGTATGCAGGATGTAGGTTCCAATCTGGATTACAACCTGGTTCCGGTTACTTATGAAAAGGCCCAGCAGATGGCGAAGCTGGTTAAGTATTTGTGGTTCGATGTATATGAGACGAAGGTAGGTAAACAGTTTCTTCGTGATAATGGTCCCCGTATTATTCACCTGATAGGGTCGTCCGCTTATAATCCCGATTCCGGAACCGAAATTCTGGGTACGGCCGAAGGAGGGCTTAAAGTAACCCTGTATCGTTGTAACAAACTCAACCCGAAAAGTGTGGATGATATGAACGAATATTATTTCAAGACGATGCACCATGAATTTTCACATATCCTTCACCAGAAAAAAAGTTATCCTACGGAATTTAATTTATTATCTGCAGGTAAATACAATCCTAAGACTTGGCAGGATTGGAGCGATGATGAGGCTAATTCGCTGGGCTTTGTAACGAACTATGCCGGATCGGAAGCGCGTGAGGATTTTGTGGAAGTGATCGCTAACCGTTTGGTATTATCCGACGACCAGTGGAATGCTATTCTCACTCGTGCCGAAAATACTCCGAACGAGGAAGGCATAAAGGGTAAAGAATTGATTCTTCAGAAATATGAAATCGCCAAGAAATGGCTTGCGGAATCCTGGAATATAGATATTGAGGCTATGAGAGCCGAAATTCTGGAACGTCAAAATAACGTGATAATACATGCCGATAATCTGGATGATTTGTTTCAGGACCAGGCTGCAGATAATAATAACGATAACCAAGATAAGTAA